The window AACGGATCGGGCGAGTTGTTAGTGTAGGTTACCGTTTCTGACCCGGTGAGTAACAGGTTTTTCTCATCCAATTCACATTTGATGTTATAATCGGCACGTTGTTGCCAATATTTAACCCCTGGTGCGCCACTGGCAGTACGTTGTTCGTTTGGTGTAGGTAAAATGGTACCCAATTGTTCAAATTTATTCCCGTGGTTACTACCAGGATTATTCTGAGTATTTTGGGCAAAAGCTAAACTACCTGAAAAAAGTAGCAAGCCTGTTAAAGTAAACAGTTTATTCATTATGATGTTAGTTAAAATGGAATTCGTTCTAAAGCCATTTTTAAAGCCAGGCTAAATACGGCTGCCGATATAAATAAAACCCAGCTCAGGCGCTTGATCCGGGTATAATTAAAAATTAAAAAGGTAATGAACAATACAATCATTACTAGAAAAATCTGCCCTGCTTCCAGGCCAACATTAAAGCCAAAGAGCCCCCAACCTATATTTTGGTCTTTGGCCAGCATCATTCTGATGGAATTGGCAAAGCCCATTCCATGTATTAAACCAAAACCCAGGGCCAGGGAATAGTTAATTTTAACCGATTTCAATGAAAAGTTCTTTCTGAACATATTACTGATTGCGGTAATTACAATGGTACAGGGGATTAAAAACTCTACCCATTTACTATCGAACCTGATGTAATCTAAAACACTTAAAAGCAAAGTTAGCGAATGACCAATGGTAAAGGCGGTAACCAATATGAGTACTTGTTTCAGATTTTTGTAGCTGTAAATGGCAACAAGTGCCAAAACAAAAAGCTGATGATCCAAAGCATCAATACTGATAATGTGTTCCCAACCTAGTTTAAAATAAAAGACAAAATCTTGTAACGGCATGAATAGTAAGCGAACTATCTCGGTTAAAAATAGTTTATAAAGACTAAAATTATACTTTTAATTACAAAAACACCAAATATCCTTTACAGAAAACGATAAATCCCAAATTTGTTACTGTTTTTAAAACAGCTAGTTCTAAGAAACACCTGTATTTACAGTTGTAAACTAAATTGTTGTTTCATTATACAGGGCCAACAAGGTATATTGGTACGGGTAATTTATTTCATTTTATATGGTGTTATGCTAAGGCTTAAATATTATTTTCAAAAGCCCCAAAAGGGTTTTGATCCTGTTCCAAAAGCCTTTGCAGAAAAATATGCGGCCAACGAATACAGAAAGGTAGATGGTGCGGTTATAGATGCAATAAATACCCGTGTAACCGATTTCAGGGATAAAAGTATTTTGGACCTGGGAGCAGGCCCGGGCCAGTACAGTATTGAATTTGCCAAAAGGGGCGCGAAAGTTACCTGGCATGACATTAGCCGCAATTATTTGGAGATCGCTAAAAACAAAGCTGAAAGCGAAAGCATAGCGCTAAACTTTTCGCTGGGTTACCTGGAAGAGGCACGGGGTAAATACGACATGATTTTTAACCGGATATGCTGGTACTACTGCATTAACGATGATCAGTTTGCCACACGTATTTATAACCTGGTTAAAAAAAATGGCTTCGGTTTTATTGTTGTTAATAACGAAAAATTTCTTCAGGAAGAACTCACAAAAGAACGCGGATTAAAAAAAATAATTATCAGACTCAGTTACTGGATCAACGAAAATTTTAATATTAAACTTACACATGTACATCCCTCACACCAGAAACTGAGCAGAATATTTGCCCGTTTAGATTTTAAAAGCCTGCAGGTAGAACGCCTCGGACATAACACCTTGATTACATTTAACAAGTAGCCAATTTATCTGTTAACTTTGCGTTATAGTCCAAAATATACCTATGCGTAAATTAAAATTTGTTGTTCTGCTGTTGTGTTGTACATTTTTTGCTGTTGAGGCAGGCATTAAGCACCCTTTACATGTGAGTACTACAGAAGTAAATTTTAATGCAAAAGACAAAACGCTTGAAATTAGCTGCAAAATTTTTTCAGATGATTTTGAATCGATTCTAGCCAGATTATACAAACAAAAAACAGACTTAAGCAACCCCAACATGAAAAACGCGATGGATGAGCTGGTTAAAAAATACTTGTTATCGCATTTGCAGGTTAAGGCCAATGGAAAAGTAACAACCATGAATTATATTGGCTTTGAAATAGACCACGAAGCCACCAATATTTACATGGAAGTTGAAAAAATATCAGCTGTAAAATCGATTGAAATTAACAATACCATTCTCTACGACCTATTTGATGACCAGATGAGTATTGTACATATTGTGAAAGGTCCTGTCCGTAAAAGCAGCAAAATACTCTACCCTGAAAAGAAGTTTGTGGCAAACTTTTAATTGTATTTTTTGTATTAGATAATGGTTAGGCGTTAGATTACCATTAATTTTAGTAGCTATATTATTTAAGTTAGTATGAGCTGAGGAATATTTCTTGTTATCTTTTTTTAAATCCGTATTGTTAAAATAAGTTATGCACCTAATCATCTTCTCCAACATATTAACGCCTCGGATTAAATATATTTTCAGTTTTATTTTTAAGGATATACTGAAAACAGAAGTGGAATTTACAGGCAATAGTCAGTATTTTCTGCAAAGCGACTGTGTAAAAATCAACTATGGCGATGAAGCCCTGGGTGATGAACTTTTCTTTAAAAGTACACCGTTGCTCTTCTCCAAAAAACTCGAAGAAATCAAACTTAAAAGCATTTCGTTTGGCGATTACCAGGTTCCGTTTGCGGTAGAGGGCTCTGCATTGACTTTTGATGTTTTTGCAGCTTCATTTTTCATCATCAGCAGGTATGAAGAATATCTCCATCAAAAAACTTCTGCAACGGATTTTAACCCCGCTAAAAGCCGGCAACACAAATGGCGGGTTTTAAACCGGCCGGTTATCGATGAATGGGCATTGATCATCAAGAGCATGATCCTGAAAAAGCATCCGAATTTTAAATTCCATGAGAAAAAATTCTATCATCAACCCACCATCAATTTCAACATTACACCCAAAATGCCGAAAGGTGTTTTAAATAAGGCCAGATTTATTTTCAGTTCGGTTTTCAAAAAGGAAAACGGCTATTTCCGTTCAAAATTTGATCAGCTAACAGGTGTTAGTGTAAAAAGTGAAGAGGTACTGTATCAGGTAAACCAGCTATTCCTTACTAAAAAACACCAGCCTTTATACTTTGTAGATTTCCCATCAGTACCATTAGCTCACAGTAACATAAATGGGATCTCAAAAGCCCTTACCGCGAAAGCAGTTGGATTATTAAGGCCATGTGCAAGCGACAAACATAAAATAAACGAAATTAAAGATGGCCTGGCAAAGCTGAAGAAAATTCGTCCGAATATAGTTCCTTTAAGCAGCCAACAATTGGAAATTTTAAAATTTCCGGTCTGTTATTTGAACATCCTCAATTCTGGCATCACTACCGATTATTCTATGGGTTACAGCACAGTACCCGGTTTCAGGGCAGGAACCTGCACACCTTTTAACTGGTACGATTTACAACTCGAAAAGGTTACGCCTTTAACTGTAAACCCTTACTGCCTAACCGACCACATGCTTCAGCATTTAACTACCGACGACGCTATAAAAACGGTGAACCAATATGTAGATGCGGTAAAAGTGGTAAACGGCACTTTTTACAGCAGCTGGCAGCTAAAAAGTTTATCTGAGAACCCTAAGTATAAAAAACTAAAAAGAGTGTTTAATGAGATGCTTAATTACGCCGGCAATTGATTTTAATTTAAATTCTTAAGCTTAAAATTGCTAAATTTAGGGCAGAAAACCTGTTATCGTCTATCTTTAAACAGGCACAGCAAAACCAATATTATGATTTTCGATCTAAGCAAAACCCAGTCTATCGCCAATACCTTTATTGCCGAACTTCGGGATGAAAATATCCAGAAAGACTCGATGCGTTTTCGAAAAAATATGGAAAGGGTTGGAGAATTTTTTGCTTACGAGATCAGTAAATCACTTAAATATACATCCGCAGAAATCACTACCCCACTTGGATTGTCAACATGCGAAGTATTAACCGAACAACCTGTGCTGGCTACCATACTCCGTGCAGGTTTGCCATTACAGCAGGGTTTACTTAACATTTTCGATAAAGCAGCGTGCTGTTTCATTTCGGCCTACCGGAAAGTTAAAAAGAGTGGCGATTTTATTATCCAGATGGATTATGTTTCTACGCCCGATCTGGAAGGCAGGGTTTTGATTATGGCCGACCCGATGCTAGCCACGGGCCAAAGTATGGTGATGTGTTGTAAAGAGTTGATTAACCGCTATAAAATTGCCGAACTTCATATTGTTGCCGCCATAGCCAGTACTGAAGGCGTTACCCATGTTAGGGCCAATTTGCCTAAAGCAAAACTTTGGCTTGGGGCCATTGATGAAGAAATGACCAGCAAATCGTACATTGTTCCAGGTTTAGGCGATGCCGGCGACCTGGCTTACGGAGAAAAGGTTTAATTAGCAGCCTTCTTAAAATCCATAACCTGTGAATATTCTATTTGTATGCAGTAGAAATAAATGGCGCAGTGCCACTGCTGAAACACTATATAAAAACCATCCCGATCATGATGTGCGGTCGGCTGGCACCGCATCATCTGCCAGGATCAAAATCAACGCAAAACTCATTTTGTGGGCCGATGTAATTTTTGTAATGGAGAAAAAGCATAAACAAATCCTTACCGAACGTTTCGAAGACGAAACGTTGGAGAAAGAAATCATCATCCTGAACATCCCAGATGATTATGAGTATATGGACGAAGAACTCGTGGAAGATATTCAATCAAAAATGACAGCTTATTTATAATTCCAGCCGCAATAGCACCTACCTTTGCAAAAACTACAATTACATTAATGAAAAAACATATCTTCTTCGACCTCGATCACACCATTTGGGATTTTGATCGCAATGCCGAAGAAACACTGAAAGAGCTTTACCAGACCTATAAATTAGATACACTGGGTATTACATCCTGTAGCGATTTTATTAGCATTTACACCGAAAACAATCATTTGCTATGGGCCGATTATCATTTGGGAAAAATTACCAAAGATTTTTTAAGGGCAGAGCGATTCAGTAAAACCTTCATTCAATTGGGTATCCATCCAGATGCTGTACCACACCAGTTTGAAGCTGATTACGTAAACATTTCACCAACAAAAACCAATTTGTTTGCAGGTGCCGAGCAGGTATTGACCTATCTACAACAAAAATATACCCTGCATATTATTTCGAATGGATTTAAGGAAACAACCTTAACCAAAATGAATTTATCGAAGCTAAATCCTTATTTCGAAAATGTAATTATATCGGAAGATGTTGGCGTTAACAAACCCAACCCTATTATTTTCGAATATGCACTCGATAAAGCAAAAGCACTAAAAGCTGAAAGCATTATGATTGGCGACAGTCTTGAAGCAGATATTTATGGCGCATTAAACTTTGGCATGGAAGCCATCTTTTTCAACCCTATGGAAAAAGAAAAACCTGAAGATGTGACGCATCAAATTGTTCACCTTGAAGAGTTGTTGAAACTTTTTTAAGTTTACTCCTCTTTTGTTTGGTTTTGGCATTGCTTTGGCAAAGGTTTCAATACACACACAAATGAAACCTTAATTAACATGAAAAAAACCATCTTATTAGGCCTGGCAATGCTCTTTGCTACCCTAAGTTTTGCTCAAAACAACCGCAGTGCAGCTGAAGTATTCCTGCAAATTACCAAACCCGGCAAGTATATGGTATACTTAGACGATGAACTTGTGGGATCGGCTACGGGCAGATTCCGTTTTTACGATGTATACAATTCTAAACCCGAGCTGTCTATAATGCAGGGCGATAGATTAATCTTAAAAGAGCCGATTAACGTAAATGCACAGGAGCGTCTCGTTTTAGGCTTCGATAACGGCAAGCTAAATGTAATTAAACAGCTTAGCCTGTTCCGCAACAATCAATACGCTTTAGATGATTTTTATGGCTATAGCGGAGACCCCAAAGGTGATATTTCTCTAAGACCAGACAGAGGACAAGTGAGGAATTACAATTTAATGTCTCCTGAAGCCTTTCAGCAGTACTTTAGTTTGTACAAAAAAGAAAGATTCGATGACGGCAGATCGAGGTTAATCAAAGCAACAAGTAAAAATGCTACTTTTATCACTGAGCAAGTAAAATACCTGCTCAAAGAATTTTCTTTCGACGATCAGCGTTTAGAGACTGCCAAACATCTGTATTCAAAAACTTTAGATAAACAAAACTATACCTTATTGGCCGAGACATTCAGGTTCTCATCCAGTAAAGATGATTTTTTGAATTTCATTGCTAAAGAATAATTCGCTTATCTTTATTATATGAGGGCTGCAAAAATAAAGGCATCGATACATAAAACGGTCGATGCTTATAAATCAAAACTATCTGCTTATGCTGACGATATTTTTCAGCAGCAACCACCTATAGCTGGCTGGAGTTACAGCGAAGTATATTCGCATATTTTCGATTCAAGCCTGCTATCGTTAATGGCTTTAGAACATGCAGCAAAAGGCAAAGGCGAAAATAAACCTACTCATTTTGCTGTTAAACTCATTTTGCTTTTAGGTGCGCTCCCTCCGGCGCAGCAATATAAAGTACCTCAAAGGCTGGCCGACAGGGTAAAAAAAATCAGCAAAACAGAAGCACTCGATTTTATTTTAGAGTTTGAAGAGGCTTTAGCTGACAACTATCCTTTGGTTGGCTTAGCTACCGCCACCTGCAAAACCAAGCATCCACGACTAGGTTATTTAAATGCCAAACAATGGCTAAGGTTTATCGAAATTCATTTAAAACATCACCTCAGGCAGTTAGAAAGAATAGAAAAGAGTTTTCAGGCGTAAATTAATTTCACCATATTTGAGTAATCCTTAACACTCAACCTCATGAAGAACGCTTTTTATCTGTTAGCCCTTGTTTTTTGTTGCGCCTGTAAAAGCGAAAAAAAAGAAACCGCACAGGCCATGATTCCCACACCTGCGGGGATACAGGGACTGCAGAAAGGCAATACAACAGCAGCTCCATCAGTCAGCACAAAAAGTAATCTTATTTTTAATCCACCACATGGAGAGGCCGGCCATACCTGTGCATTGGCAGTTGGAGCGCCGTTAAATAGAACCGCTGCCGTTCAACCCAAACAAGCAGTTGTAACCCAACCTGCTCCGGCACCCGCAGTGCCTGTAGCCAATACCGCAGGTAAAAAATTAAATCCCAAACATGGCGAAGCTGGTCATCGGTGCGATATTGCAGTGGGTGCTCCCTTAGATTCGAAACCTTTAGCTGTAGCAAAAACAACTACGGTTCAGCCAACAGTTACACAAGTTTCGAACATTAAAGTGGGCAAGGGCTTAAACCCACCTCATGGACAACCCAACCACCGTTGCGACATTGCCGTTGGTGCTCCATTAAACAGCAAACCTGGCCCAATCGTAGTTCCCCTCCGGCTGTCGAAACCAAAACACCGGAAACCAAAACCATAGAAACGAAAAGTGAAGGAAAATAGTCATTGCATAATTTGAATTTTCAACATCGCGCTTAACGCACATTTTTTTCACATCTTTGCGTTGATGAAATTACCCGCCATAAAAGGTTTTGACGAAGAAGCATTTAACAAGTATTTTAAAAATACGGGTTGGTTAATGTTAGCCAGAGTTGGAAGTTTAGTAATCAAGATTTTAGCAGGATTTGCGATTACCAACTACTTAGGTAAGAATCAAAATGGTATTTTAAATTATCCGACAGCCTTTACAACATTCTTTGTCGCAGCTGCAGCTCTTGGCTTAGATGGATTTACAACCCGAGAACTGCTTCGTACACCAGAAAACAGAGATCGTTTATTAGGAACGGCCTTTTGGCTTAAGCTTTTAGGGGGAATTGCTATCGTTCCGCTAATATATTTTGCTTATACTTTTTGGAATGCAAACAGACCCATAGAAACGCCCTTGGTTTACGTACTCATTGTAGGACTTACGGGAATAACCCAAGCTTTTTACATAACCGACAGCTACTTTCAGTCTAAAGTTCAAGCCAAATATGTAATGCGCGTTCAGGTATTTGGAAATATTATCTCTGCAATAATAAAATTGATCTTTATATTCTTGAAATTAAGTGTTGGATGGTTTGTTTTTGCTCTATTACTTGATACCATAATTCTGGCCACTGGATATATCTATTTTTATCGTATAAAAGTTGGAAGCATTTTCAAATGGGTATTTGATTCTACACTCGCAAAATATCTTATCAAACACTCTTGGCCACTTGCACTGTCTGCGGTTCTCGTTTCAATATACATGAAAATAGATCAACTCATGGTAGAAAATTATCTGGGAACGGGTGCTTTAGGAATTTATTCAACTGTTGTACAGCTAAGTGAAAGCTGGTATTTCATCCCTGTTGCCATTGTAACTTCAGTATTTCCGGCAATAATGAATGCAAAGAGGGATAATCCAGAAAGATATATTAA is drawn from Pedobacter sp. HDW13 and contains these coding sequences:
- a CDS encoding flippase, which gives rise to MKLPAIKGFDEEAFNKYFKNTGWLMLARVGSLVIKILAGFAITNYLGKNQNGILNYPTAFTTFFVAAAALGLDGFTTRELLRTPENRDRLLGTAFWLKLLGGIAIVPLIYFAYTFWNANRPIETPLVYVLIVGLTGITQAFYITDSYFQSKVQAKYVMRVQVFGNIISAIIKLIFIFLKLSVGWFVFALLLDTIILATGYIYFYRIKVGSIFKWVFDSTLAKYLIKHSWPLALSAVLVSIYMKIDQLMVENYLGTGALGIYSTVVQLSESWYFIPVAIVTSVFPAIMNAKRDNPERYIKRLQNMYDLMVWISLSVAIFMTFASPIIYRIVYTPEFWDGAHVLTVHVWAGIFVFLGSASGQYLIAEGYTKLSMLRTGMGALANIILNILWIPKYGIMGAALATLIAYFIATFFILLIPKTRQQGIMMLKSLLLVTAFQKIFKR
- a CDS encoding DinB family protein is translated as MRAAKIKASIHKTVDAYKSKLSAYADDIFQQQPPIAGWSYSEVYSHIFDSSLLSLMALEHAAKGKGENKPTHFAVKLILLLGALPPAQQYKVPQRLADRVKKISKTEALDFILEFEEALADNYPLVGLATATCKTKHPRLGYLNAKQWLRFIEIHLKHHLRQLERIEKSFQA
- a CDS encoding YjjG family noncanonical pyrimidine nucleotidase, which codes for MKKHIFFDLDHTIWDFDRNAEETLKELYQTYKLDTLGITSCSDFISIYTENNHLLWADYHLGKITKDFLRAERFSKTFIQLGIHPDAVPHQFEADYVNISPTKTNLFAGAEQVLTYLQQKYTLHIISNGFKETTLTKMNLSKLNPYFENVIISEDVGVNKPNPIIFEYALDKAKALKAESIMIGDSLEADIYGALNFGMEAIFFNPMEKEKPEDVTHQIVHLEELLKLF
- a CDS encoding class I SAM-dependent methyltransferase, which translates into the protein MLRLKYYFQKPQKGFDPVPKAFAEKYAANEYRKVDGAVIDAINTRVTDFRDKSILDLGAGPGQYSIEFAKRGAKVTWHDISRNYLEIAKNKAESESIALNFSLGYLEEARGKYDMIFNRICWYYCINDDQFATRIYNLVKKNGFGFIVVNNEKFLQEELTKERGLKKIIIRLSYWINENFNIKLTHVHPSHQKLSRIFARLDFKSLQVERLGHNTLITFNK
- the upp gene encoding uracil phosphoribosyltransferase — translated: MIFDLSKTQSIANTFIAELRDENIQKDSMRFRKNMERVGEFFAYEISKSLKYTSAEITTPLGLSTCEVLTEQPVLATILRAGLPLQQGLLNIFDKAACCFISAYRKVKKSGDFIIQMDYVSTPDLEGRVLIMADPMLATGQSMVMCCKELINRYKIAELHIVAAIASTEGVTHVRANLPKAKLWLGAIDEEMTSKSYIVPGLGDAGDLAYGEKV
- a CDS encoding DUF6702 family protein, encoding MRKLKFVVLLLCCTFFAVEAGIKHPLHVSTTEVNFNAKDKTLEISCKIFSDDFESILARLYKQKTDLSNPNMKNAMDELVKKYLLSHLQVKANGKVTTMNYIGFEIDHEATNIYMEVEKISAVKSIEINNTILYDLFDDQMSIVHIVKGPVRKSSKILYPEKKFVANF
- a CDS encoding HupE/UreJ family protein, yielding MPLQDFVFYFKLGWEHIISIDALDHQLFVLALVAIYSYKNLKQVLILVTAFTIGHSLTLLLSVLDYIRFDSKWVEFLIPCTIVITAISNMFRKNFSLKSVKINYSLALGFGLIHGMGFANSIRMMLAKDQNIGWGLFGFNVGLEAGQIFLVMIVLFITFLIFNYTRIKRLSWVLFISAAVFSLALKMALERIPF
- a CDS encoding low molecular weight protein tyrosine phosphatase family protein — translated: MNILFVCSRNKWRSATAETLYKNHPDHDVRSAGTASSARIKINAKLILWADVIFVMEKKHKQILTERFEDETLEKEIIILNIPDDYEYMDEELVEDIQSKMTAYL
- a CDS encoding DUF4476 domain-containing protein: MKKTILLGLAMLFATLSFAQNNRSAAEVFLQITKPGKYMVYLDDELVGSATGRFRFYDVYNSKPELSIMQGDRLILKEPINVNAQERLVLGFDNGKLNVIKQLSLFRNNQYALDDFYGYSGDPKGDISLRPDRGQVRNYNLMSPEAFQQYFSLYKKERFDDGRSRLIKATSKNATFITEQVKYLLKEFSFDDQRLETAKHLYSKTLDKQNYTLLAETFRFSSSKDDFLNFIAKE